In Silene latifolia isolate original U9 population chromosome 3, ASM4854445v1, whole genome shotgun sequence, a single window of DNA contains:
- the LOC141646602 gene encoding pentatricopeptide repeat-containing protein At1g74630, whose translation MSYYYTEKLCNSLLQNCKTLKQIKQIQSIICKSGFETDPLISGKFILNCAISVPNSVSYAFKFLSYLQFPDSFMYNAVIRGFSESDTPKDAIFTFIEMRRKSIFPDSFSFAFASKSAANLRDLRVGFQVHCQSLVFGFNTHLFVGTTLTSMYGECGVIEYARKVFDEMSVRNVVAWNALLTACFRCGDLRYGEEVFDQMPVLDSTSWNVMLVKYVKAGEIKFAKELFEKIPVKDDVSWSTMIHGFVQSGNFEEAFTFFREMRKLCFVPNEASLTSVLSACAQTGAFESSRILHGFLEKGGFCGIVSVSNALLDAYAKCGNIGMAKLVFSALREKTCVVSWTSMIAGLAMHGYGEEAINLFGELEKCGILPDEATFVSVLYSCSHAGLVQQGCEYFHKMKDVYGLEPSIEHYGCMVDLYGRAGLLQKAYDFILQLHLNDCTTLWRILLGACSIHGNIEMAEEVKSRISEFEPRDFGDHVLLSNIYATKGKWKDAAAMRRSMSSLGIKKKPGWSIIEVGKTMYTFVAGGERDEISELAYQKLKEIMLRIKVEGGYVPQTDNVLYDVGEEEKEYALSRHSEKLAVAFGMLRLSEGSVIRVVKNLRICSDCHTVMKLVSKIYSLEIVIRDRSRFHTFNGGVCTCRDYW comes from the coding sequence CAATTCTCTCTTACAAAATTGCAAAACCCTGAAACAAATCAAACAAATTCAATCGATTATTTGCAAATCTGGGTTCGAAACAGACCCTCTAATTTCCGGAAAATTCATCTTAAATTGCGCGATTTCAGTCCCAAATTCGGTAAGTTATGCTTTTAAATTTCTCTCATATCTTCAATTTCCTGATTCATTTATGTACAATGCCGTCATTCGAGGTTTTTCCGAGTCAGATACCCCCAAAGATGCGATCTTTACATTTATTGAAATGCGTAGAAAGTCGATTTTTCCTGATAGTTTTTCTTTCGCTTTTGCGAGTAAAAGCGCGGCTAATTTGAGGGATTTGAGAGTCGGGTTTCAGGTTCATTGTCAATCGTTGGTCTTTGGGTTTAATACCCATCTTTTTGTTGGGACTACATTGACTAGTATGTATGGGGAATGTGGGGTAATTGAGTATGCACGgaaggtgtttgatgaaatgtctgTGAGAAATGTAGTCGCGTGGAATGCGTTATTGACGGCTTGTTTTCGATGTGGGGATTTGAGGTATGGGGAGGAAGTGTTTGATCAAATGCCGGTTTTGGATTCGACATCTTGGAATGTGATGTTGGTTAAGTATGTTAAGGCGGGTGAGATTAAGTTTGCGAAGGAGTTGTTTGAGAAGATTCCTGTTAAGGATGATGTGTCATGGAGCACTATGATTCATGGGTTTGTACAAAGTGGGAATTTTGAAGAGGCATTTACGTTTTTCCGGGAGATGAGGAAATTGTGTTTTGTTCCGAATGAGGCGAGCTTGACAAGTGTTTTATCTGCGTGTGCTCAAACTGGGGCGTTCGAGAGTAGTCGAATTTTGCACGGATTTTTGGAGAAGGGTGGGTTTTGTGGGATAGTTTCTGTGAGTAATGCGCTTCTTGATGCTTACGCAAAATGTGGAAACATTGGAATGGCTAAATTGGTGTTTAGTGCTTTGCGTGAGAAGACTTGCGTAGTTTCTTGGACCTCGATGATTGCCGGCCTTGCTATGCATGGATATGGTGAGGAAGCCATTAATCTTTTCGGTGAGTTGGAAAAATGCGGAATACTTCCCGATGAAGCCACATTTGTTTCTGTTCTTTATTCTTGTAGTCATGCAGGTCTTGTTCAACAAGGATGCGAGTATTTTCATAAGATGAAAGATGTTTATGGTTTAGAACCTTCTATTGAGCACTACGGATGCATGGTTGATCTCTATGGAAGAGCTGGTTTACTTCAGAAAGCATATGATTTTATAttacaattgcatttgaatgactGCACGACTTTGTGGCGGATTCTTCTAGGTGCTTGCAGTATACATGGTAATATTGAAATGGCAGAGGAAGTAAAATCGAGGATTTCTGAATTTGAACCTCGAGATTTTGGAGATCATGTACTGTTATCAAATATTTATGCGACTAAAGGGAAATGGAAAGACGCAGCTGCTATGAGAAGATCGATGAGCAGTTTAGGGATCAAGAAAAAGCCTGGTTGGAGTATCATTGAGGTTGGCAAGACAATGTATACTTTTGTTGCTGGTGGTGAGCGGGATGAGATAAGTGAACTAGCTTATCAAAAGCTTAAGGAAATAATGCTTAGGATTAAGGTTGAAGGTGGTTATGTTCCACAGACGGACAATGTTTTATATGATGTGGGAGAGGAGGAAAAAGAGTATGCATTGTCTAGGCATAGTGAGAAGCTTGCGGTGGCATTTGGCATGCTTAGATTGTCCGAAGGAAGTGTCATAAGGGTTGTGAAGAATTTGAGGATTTGTAGCGATTGCCATACAGTAATGAAATTAGTCTCAAAAATCTATTCCTTGGAAATCGTAATCAGAGATAGAAGCCGATTCCACACTTTCAATGGCGGAGTATGTACATGTAGAGATTACTGGTGA